Proteins encoded together in one Prunus dulcis chromosome 3, ALMONDv2, whole genome shotgun sequence window:
- the LOC117621218 gene encoding ABC transporter G family member 29-like, translated as MDGTEKVKGSQSHERHHSHSRSISRSFSRASWSMEEVFVSASHSRRNSHVDEDEEALKWAAIEKLPTYDRLRTSIIKSCVETEPQGHHHNNNKVVHKEVDVLKLDINDRQNFIDRIFKVAEEDNEKFLKKFRSRIDKVGIRLPTVEVRFEHLTVEADCHVGTRALPTLPNVARNIAESALGLIGIRLAKRTKLTILKEASGIIKPSRMALLLGPPSSGKTTLLLALAGKLDPGLKVKGEITYNGYKLNEFVPQKTSAYISQNDVHTGVMTVKETLDFSARCQGVGTRYELLSELARREKADGIFPELEVDLFMKATSMGGIESSLITDYTLKILGLDICKDTIVGDEMQRGISGGQRKRVTTGEMIVGPTKTLFMDEISTGLDSSTTFQIVKCLQQIVHITEATILMSLLQPAPETFDLFDDIILLSEGQIVYQGPRDNILEFFESCGFRCPERKGTADFLQEVTSRKDQEQYWNDRRKQYRYVSVTEFANRFKRFHVGMRLENELSIPFDKPRGHKAALVFTRYSIPKMELLKACFDKERLLIKRNSFVYIFKTVQIIIGAFIASTVFLRTEMNTRNEDDAAVYVGALIFSMIVNMFNGFAELSLTIARLPVFYKHRDLLFHPAWTFTVPTVLLGIPISILESCIWIAITYYTIGFAPEASRFFKHLLLVFLLQQMASGMFRLIAGVCRTMIISNTGGSLTVLIVFMLGGFIIPRGEIPKWWIWGYWVSPMTYGFNAMTVNEMYSPRWMNKLASDNVTSLGVAVLNNFNVYPDQYWYWIGAAAILGFAVLFNVLYTLALMYLNAPGKPQAIISEEVANEMEADQEESKEEPRLRRPPSKKDSFSRSLSSTDGNNSREMTIRRMSSRSNANGLSRNADSSLEIASGVAPKRGMVLPFTPLAMSFDSVNYYVDMPKEMKEEGVAEDRLQLLREVTGAFRPGVLTALMGVSGAGKTTLMDVLAGRKTGGYIEGDIRISGYPKKQETFARISGYCEQTDIHSPQVTIKESLIYSAFLRLPKEVNNEEKMIFVDQVMELVELDGLKNALVGLPGISGLSTEQRKRLTIAVELVANPSIIFMDEPTSGLDARAAAIVMRTVRNTVDTGRTVVCTIHQPSIDIFEAFDELLLLKRGGQVIYSGPLGRNSHKIVEYFEAVPGVTKIKEKYNPATWMLEASSVSTELRLGMDFAQHYKSSSLHQRNKALVKELSTPPAGAKDLYFTTQYSQSSWKQFTSCLWKQWWTYWRSPDYNLVRFFFTLVAALLLGTIFWKVGTKRESTADLSMIIGAMYAAVLFVGIDNCGTVQPIVAIERTVFYRERAAGMYSALPYALAQVIVEIPYVFIQTTYYTAIVYAMVSFQWTAAKFFWFFFINFFSFLYFTYYGMMTVSITPNHQVAAIFATAFYSVFNLFSGFFIPRPRIPKWWVWYYWICPVAWTVYGLIVSQYGDIEDTIRAPGITPDPTVKGYIEDHFGYDPNFMGPVAGVLVGFTLFFAFMFAYCIRTLNFQVR; from the exons ATGGACGGAACAGAGAAAGTGAAAGGTTCACAATCACATGAGAGGCACCATAGCCATAGCAGAAGCATAAGCAGGAGTTTTAGCAGAGCAAGTTGGAGCATGGAAGAAGTGTTTGTGAGTGCCTCGCACTCTCGGAGAAATAGCCACgtggatgaagatgaagaggcTCTGAAATGGGCAGCCATTGAGAAACTGCCCACATATGATCGGCTAAGAACAAGCATCATCAAGTCCTGTGTGGAAACAGAACCTCAAGGACAccaccacaacaacaacaaagtgGTGCATAAGGAGGTTGATGTTCTAAAGCTCGACATAAACGACCGTCAAAATTTCATTGACAGGATTTTTAAGGTTGCAGAGGAAGACAATGAGAAGTTCTTGAAAAAGTTCAGAAGTAGAATTGATAA GGTTGGGATCAGACTTCCAACAGTGGAAGTTAGGTTTGAGCATTTGACCGTTGAAGCTGATTGCCATGTCGGCACCAGAGCTCTTCCCACCCTCCCAAATGTTGCTCGGAACATTGCAGAATCAGCTCTTGGCTTAATTGGGATTAGATTGGCTAAGAGAACAAAGTTAACAATTCTCAAAGAAGCCTCTGGCATTATTAAACCATCAAG GATGGCCCTTTTACTAGGTCCCCCATCCTCAGGGAAAACAACCCTTTTGCTGGCACTAGCTGGGAAATTGGACCCAGGCTTGAAG GTTAAAGGAGAAATCACTTACAATGGGTACAAGCTAAATGAATTTGTGCCGCAGAAGACATCTGCGTACATTAGCCAAAATGATGTTCATACAGGAGTTATGACAGTCAAAGAAACCCTAGATTTTTCAGCAAGGTGCCAAGGGGTTGGTACTCGATATG AACTTCTTTCTGAGCTTGCTAGAAGAGAAAAGGCCGATGGAATATTTCCAGAGCTAGAAGTAGACCTTTTCATGAAg gCTACTTCAATGGGAGGAATTGAGAGCAGTCTCATTACTGATTATACTCTAAAA ATTTTGGGGCTTGATATTTGCAAGGATACAATTGTTGGAGATGAGATGCAGAGAGGGATTTCTGGTGGGCAGAGAAAACGAGTTACCACAG GTGAGATGATTGTGGGGCCTACTAAAACGTTGTTCATGGATGAGATCTCAACGGGCCTAGATAGTTCCACGACATTTCAAATAGTGAAGTGCCTACAACAAATTGTACACATCACTGAGGCCACAATCTTGATGTCCCTACTCCAACCTGCTCCTGAGACGTTCGATCTCTTTGATGACATCATCCTTCTATCGGAAGGCCAGATTGTCTACCAGGGCCCACGTGATAACATTTTAGAGTTCTTTGAGAGCTGTGGATTTCGATGCCCCGAGCGAAAGGGAACCGCTGATTTCTTGCAAGAG GTTACATCAAGAAAAGACCAAGAACAATATTGGAATGACAGAAGGAAGCAATACAGATACGTATCAGTTACAGAATTTGCAAACAGGTTCAAACGCTTCCATGTGGGCATGAGGCTCGAAAATGAGCTCTCAATCCCTTTCGACAAGCCTCGCGGCCACAAAGCAGCTCTTGTGTTCACAAGATATTCAATACCCAAAATGGAGCTTCTCAAGGCCTGCTTTGACAAAGAACGGCTGCTCATTAAGAGGAACTCCTTCGTCTACATCTTCAAGACGGTCCAAATTATAATAGGTGCATTTATAGCCTCCACCGTTTTCTTGAGGACCGAAATGAACACTAGGAATGAAGATGATGCAGCAGTTTATGTTGGTGCACTTATATTTTCCATGATCGTTAACATGTTCAATGGTTTTGCTGAGCTCTCTTTGACCATTGCAAGGCTCCCTGTGTTTTACAAGCACAGAGACCTACTCTTCCACCCTGCTTGGACTTTCACTGTCCCAACTGTCCTGCTTGGGATTCCTATATCCATCTTGGAATCTTGTATTTGGATAGCCATTACATATTACACCATTGGATTTGCACCAGAAGCTAGCAG ATTTTTCAAGCATCTATTGTTGGTATTTTTGCTCCAACAAATGGCTTCTGGGATGTTTAGGCTTATTGCAGGAGTCTGCAGAACCATGATCATATCGAACACTGGGGGTTCTCTCACCGTGCtcattgttttcatgcttggagGTTTCATAATTCCTAGAG GTGAAATTCCCAAGTGGTGGATTTGGGGATACTGGGTTTCACCTATGACATATGGCTTCAATGCTATGACTGTAAACGAAATGTATTCTCCGAGGTGGATGAACAAACTG GCTTCAGATAATGTTACCAGCTTGGGTGTGGCAGTGCTAAATAACTTTAATGTTTACCCTGACCAATACTGGTATTGGATTGGAGCTGCCGCTATTCTTGGGTTTGCAGTTCTCTTCAACGTCCTTTATACGCTCGCGCTTATGTACCTAAACG CTCCCGGAAAGCCACAAGCCATAATATCCGAAGAAGTGGCAAACGAAATGGAGGCAGACCAAGAAGAATCAAAGGAAGAACCAAGGCTTAGAAGGCCCCCGTCAAAGAAAGACTCATTTTCTAGATCTTTATCTTCTACTGATGGAAACAACTCAA GAGAAATGACAATCCGGAGAATGAGCAGTCGATCCAATGCCAATGGACTAAGTAGAAATGCTGATTCATCTCTTGAAATCGCCAGTGGTGTTGCCCCGAAGAGAGGAATGGTTCTACCCTTCACTCCTCTTGCAATGTCCTTTGACAGTGTTAATTATTATGTGGACATGCCCAAG GAAATGAAGGAAGAAGGAGTGGCAGAGGACAGGCTGCAACTACTTCGTGAAGTAACTGGTGCATTTAGGCCTGGGGTCTTGACTGCTCTAATGGGGGTCAGCGGGGCTGGGAAGACAACTTTGATGGATGTCTTAGCAGGAAGAAAGACCGGTGGGTATATTGAAGGGGACATTAGAATTTCTGGGTACCCTAAGAAGCAAGAAACGTTTGCAAGAATTTCTGGTTATTGTGAACAAACAGATATCCACTCACCCCAAGTCACTATCAAAGAGTCACTGATTTACTCAGCTTTCCTTAGGCTCCCTAAAGAAGTCAACAATGAGGAAAAGATG ATTTTTGTAGATCAAGTGATGGAATTAGTCGAGCTAGACGGTCTCAAAAATGCTTTAGTGGGGCTTCCAGGAATTTCAGGGTTGTCAACTGAACAAAGAAAGAGGTTAACAATTGCAGTTGAGCTTGTTGCTAATCCCTCAATCATTTTCATGGATGAGCCAACATCAGGTCTTGATGCAAGGGCAGCTGCAATTGTTATGAGGACTGTTAGAAACACTGTGGACACAGGGAGAACAGTTGTCTGCACAATTCATCAGCCTAGCATTGATATCTTCGAGGCCTTTGATGAGCTGCTACTGTTGAAGAGAGGAGGACAAGTTATCTACTCGGGACCCTTGGGCCGCAATTCTCACAAGATTGTCGAATATTTTGAG GCAGTTCCTGGTGTGacaaaaatcaaagagaaGTATAATCCAGCCACATGGATGCTAGAGGCGAGCTCGGTATCAACTGAGCTTCGGCTTGGAATGGACTTTGCTCAACACTACAAATCATCTTCCTTGCACCA GAGAAACAAAGCTTTAGTAAAGGAGTTGAGCACACCACCAGCAGGAGCAAAAGACCTCTATTTTACGACTCAGTATTCTCAGTCATCATGGAAGCAGTTCACGTCTTGCCTCTGGAAGCAGTGGTGGACTTATTGGCGAAGTCCTGATTATAACCTTGTTAGATTCTTTTTCACCTTGGTAGCTGCACTTCTGCTTGGAACTATTTTCTGGAAGGTTGGCACTAAAAG AGAAAGCACAGCTGATCTTTCCATGATTATTGGGGCTATGTATGCTGCTGTGCTTTTCGTTGGAATCGACAACTGCGGAACAGTTCAGCCAATTGTTGCTATTGAACGAACAGTTTTCTATCGAGAAAGAGCTGCTGGGATGTACTCTGCATTACCTTATGCACTGGCACAG GTCATTGTTGAAATACCATATGTGTTTATTCAAACTACATATTATACAGCGATAGTGTATGCTATGGTGAGCTTCCAATGGACAGCAGCAAAGTTCTTCTggttcttcttcatcaacttcTTCTCATTCCTTTACTTCACATACTACGGAATGATGACCGTTTCCATCACACCAAACCACCAAGTAGCAGCCATATTCGCAACTGCATTTTATTCGGTCTTCAATCTCTTCTCAGGTTTCTTCATCCCAAGACCC AGAATACCCAAGTGGTGGGTTTGGTATTACTGGATCTGTCCAGTGGCATGGACAGTGTATGGATTGATAGTGTCGCAGTATGGTGATATTGAAGACACCATTAGAGCACCTGGGATCACACCTGACCCTACTGTGAAAGGGTACATAGAAGACCATTTTGGATATGATCCAAACTTCATGGGACCAGTGGCTGGGGTTCTGGTTGGCTTCACACTCTTCTTTGCCTTCATGTTTGCCTACTGCATAAGGACACTGAACTTCCAAGTTAGATAG